In Vanacampus margaritifer isolate UIUO_Vmar chromosome 9, RoL_Vmar_1.0, whole genome shotgun sequence, the following proteins share a genomic window:
- the LOC144058272 gene encoding uncharacterized protein LOC144058272 isoform X2: MVTVPSVATEGGNITLTCASGGTELTFQWGKDGVAITEDGRITIIGGSLIINPGQRADAGDYTCTVSNPVSALAATRSLTVFYGPDTPVLTKDAPKDCVGSADVLAGQILRLNCLSDSLPPALFTWQRDGEPVASAQPDSGALSVQTSSTDDSGRYSCTARNAVTGGESERATDVSVENTCLDVGEVVGIVIGSFLLLVILVLLIVLLVCLVLRRRARQRREEAIIVQKNRTNPQPRPPDPRANLARDLAQGPDPPIFQSNPQARRPAELYAAQRQRPADLQLNRLQQSGPPLLGNASSYPLDGVDNPAFARADTQQTNSNIVIQTGPAQGNGGPAGVQLSLAQGSQQNAQMPTIHVNLNTFPQQEAANNAPQLLDAGQSNPRMQSGSAHPGPTANPGLIPAGSHAAQRNAKTQTYQQEVRGASSHQQMPWDTLRGTPAYPGGTSETTDYTNHPPLRQNQSRGRNPFREGREDGTRSHSADFWDSRTLRVPQLEPANHSHKSPTTQRERELRVPPGTQPASSQETTPSSNPFINQQTALRQTNPFSPDTRALADPNHLHQAQVTHQQRAALAQAQSQGAQTRSASQPRQTAAVSNQRQPSALTQAALKSHTKNSQTFQNRRQQTQAALINPGPRSQPTSAPAEPGPPTPPPVIPLTRFRSLPRTHVRHKSAEHRPKNGGHHQHPVKGAAAHGHAHTRGHAGHGRSGHGHAAHPQQHQAHRGRPR, from the exons ATGGTCACCGTTCCGTCGGTGGCGACGGAAGGGGGCAACATCACGCTAACGTGCGCCTCAGGCGGAACCGAGCTCACCTTCCAGTGGGGTAAAGACGGCGTGGCCATCACGGAAGACGGCAGGATCACCATCATCGGCGGATCGCTGATCATCAACCCGGGCCAGCGTGCCGACGCCGGCGATTACACGTGCACCGTCAGCAACCCGGTCAGCGCCCTCGCCGCCACACGGAGTCTCACCGTCTTTT ACGGGCCCGACACGCCGGTCCTGACCAAGGACGCCCCCAAAGACTGCGTCGGTAGCGCCGACGTCCTCGCCGGCCAGATCTTGCGCCTCAACTGCCTGTCGGACTCGCTGCCCCCCGCCCTGTTCACGTGGCAACGCGACGGCGAGCCGGTGGCGTCGGCGCAGCCCGACAGCGGCGCGCTCAGCGTCCAGACGTCGTCCACGGACGACAGCGGCCGCTACTCGTGCACCGCCCGGAACGCCGTGACGGGTGGCGAGTCTGAGCGTGCGACGGACGTGTCGGTGGAAA acaCTTGTCTGGACGTCGGGGAAGTGGTGGGCATCGTGATCGGCAGCTTTCTGCTGCTCGTCATCCTGGTGCTGCTCATCGTGCTGCTGGTGTGTCTTGTTCTAAGGAGACGGG CGCGACAAAGGCGAGAAGAAGCCATCATAGTACAGAAGAACCGCACAAATCCCCAACCTCGA CCTCCAGATCCCCGCGCTAACCTCGCAAGGGATCTGGCCCAAGGTCCCGACCCCCCCATCTTTCAATCGAACCCGCAAGCCCGCCGCCCCGCAGAGTTGTACGCCGCCCAGCGCCAAAGACCCGCCGACCTGCAGCTGAACCGCTTGCAGCAAAGCGGCCCCCCACTCCTCGGCAACGCGTCCTCGTACCCGCTCGACGGCGTCGACAATCCGGCTTTCGCAAGAGCGGACACGCAGCAGACCAATTCGAACATCGTGATCCAGACGGGGCCCGCGCAAGGCAACGGTGGGCCCGCGGGGGTCCAGCTGAGCTTGGCGCAAGGTTCCCAGCAGAACGCGCAGATGCCCACCATCCACGTCAACCTTAACACCTTCCCTCAGCAGGAAGCCGCTAATAACGCTCCTCAATTATTGGACGCAGGGCAGTCCAACCCCAGAATGCAAAGCGGGTCAGCCCACCCGGGTCCAACGGCGAATCCTGGGCTCATCCCGGCGGGATCCCACGCTGCTCAGCGCAACGCCAAGACGCAGACTTACCAACAGGAAGTCCGCGGCGCTTCCTCTCACCAGCAGATGCCGTGGGATACCCTGCGAGGGACGCCGGCGTACCCGGGTGGGACCTCAGAAACGACAGACTACACCAACCACCCGCCTTTACGACAAAACCAATCGCGAGGTCGAAATCCTTTCAGGGAGGGTCGGGAAGACGGGACGAGGAGCCACTCGGCTGATTTTTGGGACTCGCGCACTCTTAGAGTGCCGCAACTTGAACCCGCCAACCACTCGCACAAAAGCCCCACGACGCAAAGGGAGAGAGAGTTGAGGGTCCCGCCTGGTACCCAACCTGCCTCCAGTCAGGAAACCACACCAAGCAGCAACCCGTTCATAAACCAGCAGACTGCTTTGAGACAAACGAACCCGTTTAGTCCAGATACCAGAGCATTGGCTGATCCGAACCACCTCCACCAAGCGCAAGTGACCCACCAACAGAGGGCGGCACTGGCCCAAGCGCAAAGCCAAGGGGCTCAAACCCGCAGCGCCAGCCAACCTCGCCAAACTGCCGCCGTCTCAAACCAGCGACAACCCAGTGCCCTCACCCAGGCGGCACTTAAATCCCACACCAAGAACTCGCAGACCTTCCAGAACCGGAGACAACAAACACAAGCAGCCCTGATTAACCCTGGACCACGGTCTCAACCGACTTCTGCGCCCGCGGAACCGGGACCGCCCACCCCGCCGCCTGTTATCCCGCTCACCCGGTTCCGGAGCCTTCCCAGGACTCACGTCCGTCACAAATCTGCTGAGCACCGCCCCAAGAATGGCGGGCACCATCAGCATCCTGTAAAAGGGGCCGCCGCGCACGGCCATGCTCACACCCGAGGCCACGCCGGCCACGGTCGTAGCGGCCACGGTCATGCCGCCCACCCGCAGCAG CATCAGGCTCACCGAGGGAGGCCGAGGTGA
- the LOC144058272 gene encoding uncharacterized protein LOC144058272 isoform X1: MRQLVAFFVGISLAVLVLAQDQIQIQFQTDPVLVLTGTEIQFTVLTIPDVLSMTWLYEGVTLGLFAGGSSVINEVSQFRGRVTITATQLRIGSAQLGDAGSYTVEVVPLASTGLTPNSRSVPLRVFDGVSGVMVTVPSVATEGGNITLTCASGGTELTFQWGKDGVAITEDGRITIIGGSLIINPGQRADAGDYTCTVSNPVSALAATRSLTVFYGPDTPVLTKDAPKDCVGSADVLAGQILRLNCLSDSLPPALFTWQRDGEPVASAQPDSGALSVQTSSTDDSGRYSCTARNAVTGGESERATDVSVENTCLDVGEVVGIVIGSFLLLVILVLLIVLLVCLVLRRRARQRREEAIIVQKNRTNPQPRPPDPRANLARDLAQGPDPPIFQSNPQARRPAELYAAQRQRPADLQLNRLQQSGPPLLGNASSYPLDGVDNPAFARADTQQTNSNIVIQTGPAQGNGGPAGVQLSLAQGSQQNAQMPTIHVNLNTFPQQEAANNAPQLLDAGQSNPRMQSGSAHPGPTANPGLIPAGSHAAQRNAKTQTYQQEVRGASSHQQMPWDTLRGTPAYPGGTSETTDYTNHPPLRQNQSRGRNPFREGREDGTRSHSADFWDSRTLRVPQLEPANHSHKSPTTQRERELRVPPGTQPASSQETTPSSNPFINQQTALRQTNPFSPDTRALADPNHLHQAQVTHQQRAALAQAQSQGAQTRSASQPRQTAAVSNQRQPSALTQAALKSHTKNSQTFQNRRQQTQAALINPGPRSQPTSAPAEPGPPTPPPVIPLTRFRSLPRTHVRHKSAEHRPKNGGHHQHPVKGAAAHGHAHTRGHAGHGRSGHGHAAHPQQHQAHRGRPR, from the exons TCCTGGTGCTGGCACAGGACCAGATCCAGATCCAATTCCAGACTGACCCCGTGCTGGTGCTGACCGGCACCGAGATCCAGTTCACGGTGCTGACCATCCCGGACGTTCTGTCCATGACGTGGCTGTACGAGGGCGTGACGCTGGGCCTTTTTGCAGGCGGTTCCTCCGTTATCAACGAGGTGTCGCAGTTTCGCGGCCGCGTCACCATCACGGCCACGCAGCTCCGCATCGGAAGTGCCCAGCTGGGGGACGCGGGTTCGTACACGGTGGAGGTGGTCCCGCTTGCCTCCACGGGCCTCACCCCAAACTCCAGATCGGTGCCGCTCAGGGTTTTTG acggCGTGTCCGGGGTGATGGTCACCGTTCCGTCGGTGGCGACGGAAGGGGGCAACATCACGCTAACGTGCGCCTCAGGCGGAACCGAGCTCACCTTCCAGTGGGGTAAAGACGGCGTGGCCATCACGGAAGACGGCAGGATCACCATCATCGGCGGATCGCTGATCATCAACCCGGGCCAGCGTGCCGACGCCGGCGATTACACGTGCACCGTCAGCAACCCGGTCAGCGCCCTCGCCGCCACACGGAGTCTCACCGTCTTTT ACGGGCCCGACACGCCGGTCCTGACCAAGGACGCCCCCAAAGACTGCGTCGGTAGCGCCGACGTCCTCGCCGGCCAGATCTTGCGCCTCAACTGCCTGTCGGACTCGCTGCCCCCCGCCCTGTTCACGTGGCAACGCGACGGCGAGCCGGTGGCGTCGGCGCAGCCCGACAGCGGCGCGCTCAGCGTCCAGACGTCGTCCACGGACGACAGCGGCCGCTACTCGTGCACCGCCCGGAACGCCGTGACGGGTGGCGAGTCTGAGCGTGCGACGGACGTGTCGGTGGAAA acaCTTGTCTGGACGTCGGGGAAGTGGTGGGCATCGTGATCGGCAGCTTTCTGCTGCTCGTCATCCTGGTGCTGCTCATCGTGCTGCTGGTGTGTCTTGTTCTAAGGAGACGGG CGCGACAAAGGCGAGAAGAAGCCATCATAGTACAGAAGAACCGCACAAATCCCCAACCTCGA CCTCCAGATCCCCGCGCTAACCTCGCAAGGGATCTGGCCCAAGGTCCCGACCCCCCCATCTTTCAATCGAACCCGCAAGCCCGCCGCCCCGCAGAGTTGTACGCCGCCCAGCGCCAAAGACCCGCCGACCTGCAGCTGAACCGCTTGCAGCAAAGCGGCCCCCCACTCCTCGGCAACGCGTCCTCGTACCCGCTCGACGGCGTCGACAATCCGGCTTTCGCAAGAGCGGACACGCAGCAGACCAATTCGAACATCGTGATCCAGACGGGGCCCGCGCAAGGCAACGGTGGGCCCGCGGGGGTCCAGCTGAGCTTGGCGCAAGGTTCCCAGCAGAACGCGCAGATGCCCACCATCCACGTCAACCTTAACACCTTCCCTCAGCAGGAAGCCGCTAATAACGCTCCTCAATTATTGGACGCAGGGCAGTCCAACCCCAGAATGCAAAGCGGGTCAGCCCACCCGGGTCCAACGGCGAATCCTGGGCTCATCCCGGCGGGATCCCACGCTGCTCAGCGCAACGCCAAGACGCAGACTTACCAACAGGAAGTCCGCGGCGCTTCCTCTCACCAGCAGATGCCGTGGGATACCCTGCGAGGGACGCCGGCGTACCCGGGTGGGACCTCAGAAACGACAGACTACACCAACCACCCGCCTTTACGACAAAACCAATCGCGAGGTCGAAATCCTTTCAGGGAGGGTCGGGAAGACGGGACGAGGAGCCACTCGGCTGATTTTTGGGACTCGCGCACTCTTAGAGTGCCGCAACTTGAACCCGCCAACCACTCGCACAAAAGCCCCACGACGCAAAGGGAGAGAGAGTTGAGGGTCCCGCCTGGTACCCAACCTGCCTCCAGTCAGGAAACCACACCAAGCAGCAACCCGTTCATAAACCAGCAGACTGCTTTGAGACAAACGAACCCGTTTAGTCCAGATACCAGAGCATTGGCTGATCCGAACCACCTCCACCAAGCGCAAGTGACCCACCAACAGAGGGCGGCACTGGCCCAAGCGCAAAGCCAAGGGGCTCAAACCCGCAGCGCCAGCCAACCTCGCCAAACTGCCGCCGTCTCAAACCAGCGACAACCCAGTGCCCTCACCCAGGCGGCACTTAAATCCCACACCAAGAACTCGCAGACCTTCCAGAACCGGAGACAACAAACACAAGCAGCCCTGATTAACCCTGGACCACGGTCTCAACCGACTTCTGCGCCCGCGGAACCGGGACCGCCCACCCCGCCGCCTGTTATCCCGCTCACCCGGTTCCGGAGCCTTCCCAGGACTCACGTCCGTCACAAATCTGCTGAGCACCGCCCCAAGAATGGCGGGCACCATCAGCATCCTGTAAAAGGGGCCGCCGCGCACGGCCATGCTCACACCCGAGGCCACGCCGGCCACGGTCGTAGCGGCCACGGTCATGCCGCCCACCCGCAGCAG CATCAGGCTCACCGAGGGAGGCCGAGGTGA